From Deinococcus misasensis DSM 22328, one genomic window encodes:
- a CDS encoding anti-sigma factor antagonist (This anti-anti-sigma factor, or anti-sigma factor antagonist, belongs to a family that includes characterized members SpoIIAA, RsbV, RsfA, and RsfB.): MSMDVKVEHRNQDAVITLSGQLDAAAAPAFKSAIEEVFATPEPVARLVILMQDLEYMASAGLRALVFAKQKAGAGIPIVLVAPQEGVRETIEMTGFHHSVEIVESYA; the protein is encoded by the coding sequence ATGTCCATGGACGTCAAAGTCGAACACCGCAATCAGGATGCCGTCATCACCCTCTCAGGACAGCTTGATGCTGCTGCTGCCCCTGCCTTCAAAAGCGCCATCGAAGAGGTGTTTGCAACCCCAGAGCCAGTGGCCCGACTGGTGATCCTCATGCAGGACCTCGAATACATGGCCAGCGCAGGGCTTCGCGCTCTGGTGTTCGCCAAGCAGAAAGCCGGGGCAGGCATCCCGATTGTGCTGGTGGCCCCTCAGGAAGGGGTGCGTGAAACCATCGAAATGACCGGGTTTCACCACAGCGTGGAAATCGTCGAGTCCTACGCCTGA
- a CDS encoding DJ-1/PfpI family protein has product MKPKLEGKKIGILMESDFYDPEIWYYKSRFPEEGAEVHFLSKLWGQPGLTFTGHEFHTPFYVNEAFTDMDDETLRSFDAIIVPAGFVSDRLRYTPDVTQPSDAVQFLKRAFQEEKILKGIICHGLWLMAWAPEVMKGRKLTTHNNLYADAINMGAEYLDQDVVVDRDLVTGRTGGHHAQFARTIIARLAGEL; this is encoded by the coding sequence GTGAAACCCAAACTCGAAGGCAAAAAAATTGGCATCCTGATGGAGTCGGATTTCTACGACCCCGAAATCTGGTACTACAAAAGCCGTTTCCCCGAGGAGGGCGCCGAAGTGCACTTCCTCTCCAAACTCTGGGGGCAACCGGGCCTGACCTTCACCGGTCACGAGTTCCACACCCCGTTTTACGTCAATGAAGCTTTCACCGACATGGACGATGAAACCCTGCGTTCTTTTGACGCGATCATCGTGCCTGCTGGATTCGTGTCGGACCGCTTGCGGTACACCCCGGATGTCACCCAGCCCTCGGACGCCGTGCAATTCCTGAAACGGGCCTTTCAGGAGGAAAAAATCCTCAAAGGCATCATCTGTCACGGACTGTGGCTGATGGCGTGGGCCCCAGAGGTGATGAAAGGCCGCAAACTCACCACCCACAACAACCTGTACGCCGATGCCATCAACATGGGTGCAGAGTACCTCGATCAGGACGTGGTGGTGGACCGGGATCTGGTCACTGGACGGACCGGAGGGCACCACGCCCAGTTCGCCCGCACCATCATTGCCCGACTGGCAGGTGAACTGTGA
- a CDS encoding ATP-binding protein — MEPLVLPATLDSLDPIADFVLEAARQAGLERKSSYRLRLAVDEIATNIVTHGYEEMGLTGEIYVYADMDDDSLMITLEDTAVPYNPFETEPVSEEELQKPLEERPIGGLGLFLTIRGVDRFSYERVANINRNMFLMHRPKGETP, encoded by the coding sequence ATGGAACCTTTGGTTTTGCCTGCGACCCTCGACAGTCTGGACCCCATCGCGGACTTTGTGCTGGAAGCCGCCCGTCAGGCTGGACTGGAACGCAAATCCAGTTATCGCCTGCGTCTGGCCGTGGATGAGATCGCCACCAACATCGTCACCCACGGTTACGAAGAAATGGGACTCACCGGAGAGATTTACGTGTACGCCGACATGGACGACGACTCCCTGATGATCACCCTGGAGGACACCGCCGTGCCCTACAACCCTTTTGAAACCGAACCGGTCAGTGAAGAGGAACTGCAAAAACCTCTGGAAGAACGTCCCATCGGTGGGCTGGGGTTGTTCCTGACCATCCGGGGGGTGGACCGCTTCTCATACGAACGGGTGGCCAACATCAACCGCAACATGTTTTTGATGCACCGCCCGAAAGGGGAGACCCCATGA
- a CDS encoding GMC family oxidoreductase — translation MAFDFIVVGGGSAGCVLAARLSENPQFRVLLLEAGNREALPVASDPSLWFLTWGTEMDWQYTSVPQKHLRNRQTDEPRGKALGGTSQMNLMMYVRGHRQDYDDWAKVAPGWSHQEVLPYFQKLEDQEDDSNPTAGRGGPMRVINAGLHQPNPASGTFIEACEELGFPRTKDFNGPQMEGAGWHHINIRDGKRESAFTAYLQPVLGRENLTVHTRAVATRILLENGRAVGVEYLQDGEQHTAHATREVVVSAGAIDSPKLLLLSGIGPAQHLQEVGIPCLHDLPGVGENFHNHVLTGVVYGWNGELEPARLNRSESCLYTRSGPEQVAPDFQLGFVTLSFDVVIGAAHPNAVSIIAGLTKPRSRGTVKLASKDPLEAPLIDPNYLAEEADLHRMVELVKLSRKVFETQAFQGKVTEELLPGPACQTDEDIQEFLISRAASYHHQCGSCQMGTSDMAVVGPDLKVRGVQGLRVADASIMPETTSCNIHAAVLMIAEKAADLMQREHL, via the coding sequence ATGGCTTTTGATTTCATTGTGGTGGGAGGAGGTTCTGCTGGCTGCGTGCTGGCTGCCCGCCTCTCCGAAAATCCGCAATTCCGGGTGCTGCTTCTGGAGGCCGGAAACCGGGAAGCTTTGCCGGTGGCTTCGGACCCATCCCTGTGGTTTCTGACCTGGGGCACCGAAATGGACTGGCAGTACACCAGCGTGCCGCAAAAGCACCTGAGAAACCGCCAGACCGACGAGCCCAGAGGCAAAGCCCTCGGGGGGACCAGCCAGATGAACCTGATGATGTATGTGCGGGGCCACCGTCAGGACTACGACGACTGGGCGAAAGTGGCTCCCGGATGGTCCCATCAGGAGGTGCTGCCTTATTTCCAGAAACTGGAAGATCAGGAAGACGACAGCAACCCCACCGCCGGACGGGGTGGCCCCATGCGGGTCATCAACGCCGGACTGCACCAGCCCAACCCGGCCTCCGGGACCTTCATTGAGGCCTGCGAGGAACTCGGGTTCCCGAGAACCAAAGACTTCAACGGTCCCCAGATGGAAGGGGCCGGGTGGCACCACATCAACATCCGAGATGGCAAAAGGGAAAGTGCCTTCACGGCATACTTGCAGCCTGTTCTGGGCCGTGAGAACCTGACGGTGCACACCCGTGCGGTGGCCACCCGCATCCTGCTGGAAAACGGACGTGCCGTGGGCGTGGAATACCTGCAAGACGGAGAGCAACACACCGCGCACGCCACACGCGAAGTGGTGGTCAGTGCAGGGGCCATCGATTCCCCCAAATTGCTTTTGCTGTCCGGCATCGGTCCGGCCCAGCACCTGCAAGAGGTGGGCATCCCCTGCCTGCACGACCTGCCCGGCGTGGGCGAAAACTTCCACAACCACGTGCTGACCGGGGTGGTGTACGGCTGGAACGGCGAACTGGAACCCGCCCGGCTCAACCGCTCGGAAAGCTGCCTGTACACCCGCTCTGGACCCGAGCAGGTGGCCCCCGATTTTCAGCTGGGCTTCGTGACCCTGTCTTTTGATGTGGTGATCGGGGCCGCCCATCCCAATGCGGTGTCCATCATTGCGGGCCTCACCAAGCCCAGATCCCGCGGAACGGTGAAACTGGCGTCAAAGGATCCTCTGGAGGCCCCCCTCATCGATCCCAACTATCTGGCCGAAGAAGCAGACCTGCACCGGATGGTGGAACTGGTGAAACTGTCCCGCAAGGTGTTTGAGACACAGGCTTTTCAGGGCAAAGTCACCGAAGAACTGCTGCCCGGACCGGCCTGCCAGACCGACGAGGACATCCAAGAATTCCTGATTTCCAGAGCCGCCTCTTACCACCACCAGTGCGGGTCGTGCCAGATGGGGACTTCGGACATGGCGGTGGTGGGACCGGACCTCAAAGTGCGTGGGGTGCAGGGCCTGAGGGTGGCCGACGCCTCCATCATGCCGGAAACCACCTCCTGCAACATTCACGCAGCGGTGTTGATGATCGCAGAGAAAGCCGCAGACCTCATGCAAAGGGAGCACCTGTGA
- a CDS encoding VOC family protein, which translates to MKFSHVALNCKDVDATIDFYSSIFGFHTARSFDLENGGKIVFLKLGDSYLELFPAEGTGDTHQADGPKQQGVLRHIAFQVDSVDQVLETIGDRAEVTLGPLDFDAFIPGWRTVWVRDPDGNIVEISQGYQDAQ; encoded by the coding sequence GTGAAATTCTCCCATGTGGCCCTGAACTGCAAAGATGTCGATGCCACCATCGACTTTTACAGCAGCATTTTCGGATTTCACACCGCACGGTCTTTTGACCTCGAAAACGGAGGCAAGATCGTCTTTCTGAAACTCGGGGACAGTTACCTTGAACTCTTTCCTGCCGAAGGCACCGGAGACACCCATCAGGCCGATGGCCCCAAACAGCAAGGGGTGTTGCGCCACATCGCTTTTCAGGTGGACAGCGTGGATCAGGTGCTCGAAACCATCGGAGACCGGGCAGAGGTGACCCTCGGGCCACTGGATTTCGATGCGTTCATTCCCGGATGGCGCACCGTGTGGGTGCGTGACCCGGACGGCAACATTGTGGAAATCAGTCAGGGCTATCAGGACGCCCAGTGA
- a CDS encoding nuclear transport factor 2 family protein — MDPRETLELYYQYANSGQWMKWCDLFADDMVMDEQLAGHIEGGATLREMMQGGLGGYTEFQNQPRTLFVSGNEGAVVSHITGKTHLGEEIQCGVMNYFRFNDEGKIVYLANFHDSVPFKPLFDPNNKPAQSPAE; from the coding sequence ATGGACCCCAGAGAAACCCTTGAACTGTACTACCAGTACGCCAACTCCGGCCAGTGGATGAAATGGTGCGACCTGTTCGCCGATGACATGGTGATGGACGAACAACTCGCCGGGCACATTGAAGGCGGAGCCACCCTGCGCGAAATGATGCAAGGTGGGCTGGGCGGCTACACCGAATTCCAGAACCAGCCCAGAACCCTGTTCGTGAGCGGAAATGAAGGGGCCGTGGTGTCCCACATCACCGGAAAAACCCACCTCGGGGAGGAAATCCAGTGCGGGGTGATGAATTACTTCCGTTTCAACGACGAGGGGAAAATCGTGTACCTCGCCAACTTCCATGACTCTGTGCCGTTCAAGCCCCTGTTTGACCCGAACAACAAACCCGCCCAGAGCCCTGCGGAGTGA
- a CDS encoding anti-sigma factor antagonist (This anti-anti-sigma factor, or anti-sigma factor antagonist, belongs to a family that includes characterized members SpoIIAA, RsbV, RsfA, and RsfB.) — protein MEIQSSTVQGVVVVTLIGDIDGKTAPLVQQNVVALIPAQGKILLDMGQVGYMSSAGLRMLLLVYRQAQSKGSQIALSGLSEDISDTMSATGFLDYFVTSSTVEEGLSKLS, from the coding sequence ATGGAGATTCAATCCAGCACCGTTCAGGGTGTGGTGGTCGTGACCCTCATCGGGGACATCGACGGCAAAACCGCCCCTCTGGTGCAACAAAACGTGGTGGCCCTGATTCCGGCACAGGGCAAGATCCTGCTGGACATGGGGCAGGTGGGCTACATGTCCAGCGCGGGCCTCAGGATGCTGCTGCTGGTGTACCGTCAGGCCCAGAGCAAAGGCAGCCAGATTGCCCTGAGTGGTCTGAGTGAAGACATTTCCGACACCATGTCGGCCACCGGATTTCTGGATTACTTCGTGACCAGCAGCACGGTGGAGGAAGGGCTCAGCAAGCTGTCATGA
- a CDS encoding PP2C family protein-serine/threonine phosphatase, translating to MTQQPFPTVVLLQNPLDHSTISHLENAGYTVRHVSEATEAEAQVQQEHCPVVVPLKTDDPLVATLSEHLLSHAVAWAEDPGALTPYFQRGGRAFLLPPFSPELVQAQIEARRDHLNLRVSAQDVARQVELKLIERDVEIGRDIQLSFLPQTLPERPGWELCAFFKPAREVAGDFYDSFELLNGRRIGIVMADVCDKGVPAAIFMALFRTLIRAGAQQNISLSWADPNTNSGADDKVWLSGLKGEGRQALPRIGTSALQNAVGGTNNYMTQNHGETGYFVTLFFGIFDPQTGQLIYVNGGHNPPVIVRADGTQVLLKPTGPAVGMIPGANFKIAQETLHPGDTLFTYTDGVTDAKNSNGEFFSMHRVTEMLKGEITSAHTLMESFKAALKDHIQDAPQFDDITMMVVRRSPNP from the coding sequence ATGACCCAGCAGCCTTTCCCCACCGTGGTTTTGCTGCAAAACCCGCTGGACCACAGCACCATCAGCCATCTGGAAAATGCCGGTTACACCGTGCGTCACGTCTCTGAGGCCACGGAAGCAGAGGCACAGGTGCAACAAGAGCACTGTCCGGTGGTGGTGCCCCTGAAAACAGATGACCCTCTGGTGGCCACCCTGTCCGAACACCTGCTCTCCCATGCCGTGGCTTGGGCCGAAGATCCGGGGGCACTCACCCCTTACTTCCAGAGGGGAGGTCGGGCGTTTCTGCTGCCCCCATTCAGTCCGGAACTGGTGCAGGCCCAGATCGAGGCGCGCCGGGACCACCTGAACCTCAGGGTGTCTGCTCAGGACGTGGCCCGGCAGGTGGAACTCAAACTGATCGAAAGGGACGTGGAAATTGGCCGGGACATCCAGCTCAGTTTCCTGCCCCAGACCCTCCCAGAGCGGCCCGGATGGGAACTGTGCGCATTTTTCAAACCCGCCCGCGAAGTGGCCGGAGACTTCTACGACAGCTTCGAACTGCTCAATGGCCGAAGGATTGGCATCGTGATGGCCGACGTGTGCGACAAAGGGGTGCCAGCCGCCATCTTCATGGCCCTGTTCCGCACTTTGATTCGTGCAGGAGCGCAACAAAACATTTCCCTGTCGTGGGCGGACCCCAACACCAACTCGGGCGCAGACGACAAGGTGTGGCTCTCTGGGCTCAAAGGGGAAGGCCGTCAGGCCCTGCCCCGCATCGGGACCAGTGCCCTGCAAAACGCGGTGGGCGGCACCAACAATTACATGACCCAGAACCACGGGGAAACCGGGTACTTCGTGACCCTGTTCTTCGGGATTTTTGACCCCCAGACCGGGCAATTGATTTACGTGAACGGCGGTCACAACCCTCCGGTGATCGTGCGGGCAGACGGCACACAGGTGCTCCTGAAACCCACTGGACCTGCCGTGGGCATGATTCCCGGCGCGAACTTCAAAATTGCACAGGAAACCCTGCACCCCGGCGACACCCTCTTCACCTACACCGATGGGGTCACCGACGCCAAAAACAGCAACGGCGAATTCTTCTCGATGCACCGGGTCACCGAAATGCTGAAAGGGGAGATCACCTCGGCCCACACCCTGATGGAAAGCTTCAAAGCCGCCCTGAAAGACCACATTCAGGACGCCCCGCAATTTGACGACATCACCATGATGGTGGTGCGCAGGTCCCCCAATCCCTAA
- the glgX gene encoding glycogen debranching protein GlgX produces the protein MNKKDPSDRTDSLDVTPKKRTSTKKTTAATAASAPEAAPKKAPARKKKTEALPETQPETSTAAPSVPVSLTLNADFSNVDSRIDFYPTHEIGGHRIRAGKPLPFGATLVPNGVNFSVYSSHATDCTLVLFDKGSPTPRAEIPFPKEFRIGNVFSMVVFDLDPETLEYGYRMDGPFDPQQGHRFDPSRILFDPYARVISGRDVWGEKPDWDNIYPHRSRLSFDDFDWEEDRQLEIPSEDLIVYEMHVRGFTRHPSSGVKFPGTFVGIREKLPYLKELGVNAIELMPIFEFDEFEHSHTDPETGTIDHLNYWGYSTLGFFAPKAGYAATGKKGMQVDELKALIKACHKQGIEVILDVVFNHTAEGNEQGPTLSLKGLDNQTYYMLTPEGYYFNFSGTGNTLNCNHPVVRNMVLDCLRYWVSEYHIDGFRFDLAAILGRAQDGSPLSNPPLLETLAHDPILAKTKLIAEAWDAGGLYQVGSFPAYGRWGEWNGKYRDTVRKFLKGNPGEVGDMAMRLQGSPDLYSSRGPTASINFITAHDGFTLHDMVSYNEKHNHANGEDNRDGANDNESWNCGIEGDTDAAGVLALRRRQMQNAFAMLLTSQGIPMILMGDEIGRTQRGNNNTYCHDNDLNWMDWSLLEKNHDLFTFVQRLNRFRHLHPVLRNRWHLSGRDYVGSGYPDISFHGERAWSPDWSHDSRTLAFMLCGKHARGGTLQDDDLYVMMNMHWEDHAFELPYLSQGRQWHVFVNTGAETPSVEPGEEVWLKDQRAFWMGARSVAILVGKAPR, from the coding sequence ATGAACAAAAAAGACCCTTCAGACCGCACCGACAGTCTGGACGTGACGCCCAAAAAGCGCACGTCCACCAAGAAAACCACCGCTGCCACTGCTGCAAGTGCTCCAGAGGCTGCCCCCAAAAAGGCCCCTGCACGCAAAAAGAAAACAGAGGCTTTGCCTGAAACCCAGCCTGAAACCTCAACTGCAGCACCCTCTGTTCCAGTGTCCCTGACCCTGAATGCCGATTTCAGCAACGTGGACAGCCGCATTGATTTTTACCCCACCCACGAAATCGGTGGGCACCGCATCCGGGCAGGCAAACCCTTGCCGTTCGGGGCCACGCTGGTGCCCAACGGGGTGAACTTCAGCGTGTATTCCAGCCACGCCACCGACTGCACACTGGTGCTCTTTGACAAAGGATCACCAACCCCCAGAGCGGAAATCCCTTTCCCAAAAGAATTTCGCATTGGCAACGTGTTCTCGATGGTGGTTTTTGATCTGGACCCCGAAACGCTGGAGTACGGTTACCGCATGGACGGTCCGTTCGACCCACAGCAGGGGCACCGCTTCGACCCGAGCCGCATCCTGTTTGACCCTTACGCCCGCGTGATCAGTGGTCGGGACGTGTGGGGAGAGAAGCCCGACTGGGATAACATTTACCCGCACCGCTCAAGACTCTCCTTTGATGATTTTGACTGGGAGGAAGACCGCCAGCTGGAAATTCCTTCAGAAGACCTGATCGTTTACGAGATGCACGTGCGGGGCTTCACCCGCCATCCCTCTTCGGGGGTGAAGTTTCCGGGCACCTTCGTGGGCATCCGTGAGAAACTGCCGTACCTGAAGGAACTCGGGGTGAATGCCATCGAACTGATGCCGATCTTTGAGTTCGATGAGTTCGAGCACAGCCACACCGATCCCGAGACCGGAACCATCGACCACCTGAACTACTGGGGGTACTCCACCCTCGGGTTCTTTGCCCCCAAAGCCGGATATGCCGCCACCGGCAAAAAAGGCATGCAGGTCGATGAACTCAAAGCATTGATCAAAGCCTGCCACAAGCAGGGCATCGAAGTGATTCTGGATGTGGTCTTCAACCACACCGCCGAAGGCAACGAGCAGGGACCCACCCTGTCCCTGAAGGGCCTCGACAACCAGACCTACTACATGCTCACCCCCGAGGGGTACTATTTCAATTTCTCGGGCACCGGCAACACCCTGAACTGCAACCACCCGGTGGTGCGCAACATGGTCTTGGACTGCTTGCGGTACTGGGTCAGCGAGTACCACATTGACGGGTTCCGCTTCGATCTGGCCGCAATTCTCGGGCGGGCACAGGACGGATCTCCGCTCTCCAACCCGCCCCTTCTGGAAACCCTTGCGCACGACCCGATTCTGGCCAAAACCAAACTGATCGCGGAAGCGTGGGATGCCGGAGGGCTGTATCAGGTCGGCAGTTTCCCGGCATACGGACGCTGGGGCGAATGGAACGGCAAGTACCGGGACACCGTGCGCAAATTCCTCAAGGGCAACCCCGGAGAGGTGGGCGACATGGCCATGCGCTTGCAAGGTTCGCCTGACCTGTACAGTTCCCGTGGACCCACCGCCAGCATCAACTTCATCACCGCCCACGATGGTTTCACCCTGCATGACATGGTGTCCTACAACGAAAAACACAACCATGCCAACGGCGAAGACAACCGGGACGGGGCCAACGACAACGAATCGTGGAACTGTGGCATCGAAGGGGACACCGACGCCGCCGGGGTGCTGGCCTTGCGCCGCAGGCAAATGCAAAACGCTTTTGCCATGCTCCTGACCAGTCAGGGCATCCCGATGATCCTGATGGGCGACGAAATTGGCCGCACCCAGAGGGGCAACAACAACACCTACTGCCACGACAACGACCTCAACTGGATGGACTGGTCTTTGCTGGAAAAGAACCACGACCTGTTCACCTTTGTGCAACGCCTCAACCGCTTCCGTCACCTGCACCCGGTTTTGCGCAACCGTTGGCACCTCTCGGGCCGGGATTACGTGGGCAGCGGTTACCCGGACATCAGCTTCCACGGAGAACGGGCATGGAGTCCGGACTGGTCGCACGACAGCCGAACGCTGGCGTTCATGTTGTGTGGCAAGCACGCCCGTGGAGGCACCCTGCAGGACGACGACCTCTACGTGATGATGAACATGCACTGGGAGGACCACGCCTTCGAATTGCCGTACCTGTCTCAGGGCAGGCAGTGGCATGTGTTTGTGAACACCGGAGCCGAAACCCCCAGCGTGGAACCCGGTGAAGAAGTCTGGTTGAAAGACCAGCGTGCCTTCTGGATGGGTGCCCGTTCGGTGGCCATTCTGGTTGGCAAAGCCCCCCGTTGA
- a CDS encoding AGE family epimerase/isomerase — protein sequence MTTPQGNSINFTFSDTIAGYVTQFNPEQNQFTLRTSDGRFFQVNLKGNTYAYLARNLGDPYLDATGQIHDMLEEGRYMYAYGVYYPEHGTHVFEAQFLVFVGRKADEYFFEKQNWWIKQLSEIAHFYRRAQFGKGEIDYRNYRTTINLSGERTRDNFIQETDTISRLVYGYASAYLLTGEDEFLEIAEKGTEYLRGHMRFYDRDENIVYWYHGIRIQGDKEEKLFTSEFGDDYDAIPAYEQIYALAGPIQTYRISGDPRILKDAELTIDLFDRFFLDQEKGGYYSHLDPITLDPLSDALGPNKGKKNWNSVGDHAPAYLINLVLATDEPRFKTFLEGTFDTIARYFPDYENSPFVQEKFFSDWSHDQQHMWQQNRGVVGHNLKIAWNIMRMHTQAPKPEYEALARKIAAEMPLVGGDRQHGGWYDVMERVKQDDQEWHRFAFHDRKAWWQQEQGILAYLILHGLLKDEEYLRIARESQAFYNAWFLDHDDGAVYFNTLANGLPYLLGTERLKGSHSMSMYHSSELCYLSAVYNNLLIFKKPLDMHFKPIPGGFKDNILRVAPDLLPPGSVKISSVTLNEQPYSNFDADALTVTLPETDERVKICVTLQPV from the coding sequence ATGACCACACCTCAGGGCAATTCCATCAACTTCACCTTCTCGGACACCATTGCGGGTTACGTCACCCAGTTCAACCCCGAGCAGAACCAGTTCACCCTGCGCACCAGTGATGGGCGGTTCTTTCAGGTGAACCTCAAAGGCAACACCTACGCCTATCTGGCCCGCAACCTCGGGGATCCTTATCTGGACGCCACCGGACAGATCCACGACATGCTGGAAGAGGGGCGCTACATGTACGCCTACGGGGTGTACTACCCCGAGCACGGCACCCACGTCTTCGAAGCGCAATTTCTGGTGTTCGTGGGCCGCAAAGCCGATGAGTACTTCTTCGAGAAGCAGAACTGGTGGATCAAGCAACTCTCGGAAATCGCCCACTTTTACCGCCGGGCACAGTTCGGCAAAGGGGAGATCGATTACCGCAACTACCGCACCACCATCAACCTGTCCGGGGAACGCACCCGCGACAATTTCATTCAGGAAACCGACACCATCTCACGGTTGGTGTACGGGTACGCCTCGGCTTACCTGCTGACTGGCGAAGATGAGTTTCTGGAAATCGCTGAAAAAGGCACCGAATACCTGCGCGGACACATGCGTTTCTATGACCGGGACGAGAACATCGTCTACTGGTACCACGGCATCCGCATTCAGGGCGACAAGGAAGAAAAACTGTTCACCAGCGAATTCGGAGATGACTACGACGCCATTCCAGCCTACGAGCAGATTTATGCTCTGGCCGGGCCCATCCAGACCTACCGGATCAGCGGTGACCCGCGCATCCTCAAAGACGCCGAACTGACCATCGACCTCTTTGACCGCTTCTTCCTCGATCAGGAGAAAGGGGGATACTACTCCCACCTTGACCCGATCACCCTGGATCCCCTTTCGGACGCTCTGGGACCCAACAAAGGCAAAAAGAACTGGAACTCGGTGGGCGACCACGCCCCGGCCTACCTGATCAATCTGGTGCTGGCCACCGATGAGCCCCGTTTCAAGACCTTTCTGGAAGGCACCTTTGACACCATTGCCCGGTACTTCCCGGACTACGAGAACAGCCCCTTTGTGCAGGAAAAATTCTTTTCAGACTGGTCCCACGACCAGCAGCACATGTGGCAGCAGAACCGTGGCGTGGTGGGCCACAACCTGAAAATCGCCTGGAACATCATGCGCATGCACACCCAGGCCCCCAAACCCGAGTACGAAGCCCTCGCCCGCAAAATTGCCGCAGAGATGCCTCTGGTGGGCGGAGACCGCCAGCACGGCGGCTGGTACGACGTGATGGAGCGCGTCAAACAAGACGATCAGGAATGGCACCGCTTTGCCTTCCATGACCGCAAAGCCTGGTGGCAACAGGAACAGGGGATTCTGGCGTACCTGATCCTGCACGGCCTCCTCAAAGACGAGGAGTACCTGAGGATTGCCCGGGAATCTCAGGCCTTCTACAACGCATGGTTTCTGGACCACGACGACGGAGCCGTGTACTTCAACACCCTCGCCAACGGACTGCCTTATCTGCTGGGCACCGAACGCCTGAAAGGCAGCCACAGCATGTCGATGTACCACTCCTCCGAGCTGTGCTACCTCTCGGCGGTGTACAACAACCTGCTGATCTTCAAGAAACCTCTGGACATGCACTTCAAACCCATCCCCGGCGGATTCAAAGACAACATCCTGAGGGTGGCCCCGGACCTGCTGCCCCCCGGCAGCGTGAAAATCAGCAGCGTGACCCTCAACGAACAGCCCTACAGCAACTTCGATGCAGATGCCCTGACCGTCACCCTCCCCGAGACCGATGAGCGCGTCAAAATCTGCGTGACCCTGCAACCCGTATAA
- a CDS encoding MinD/ParA family ATP-binding protein, producing MSTIVSVHSFRGGTGKSNTTANLGALLAQRGKRVCIIDTDIQSPGVHVLFGLEPENMHHTLNDYLWGNCNIEEAAHDLSAAVGVTGKGKVFLVPSSVRSRDIVRILREGYDMGLLNDGFHRLIEVLDLDVLLIDTHPGVGEETLLSIAMSDVLVLIMRPDQQDYQGTAVTVEVARQLDIPKMLLVVNKTPESYNFAEVKRRVEATYNCTVAGVVPHSDEMMALASAGVFVTRFPNHQISQLYTGIADQLL from the coding sequence ATGTCCACCATTGTTTCTGTCCACTCATTCCGGGGAGGAACCGGAAAATCCAACACCACCGCAAACCTCGGGGCGCTCCTGGCCCAGAGGGGCAAACGGGTGTGCATCATCGACACCGACATCCAATCGCCGGGGGTGCATGTGCTGTTTGGCCTGGAACCCGAGAACATGCACCACACCCTCAACGATTACCTGTGGGGCAACTGCAACATCGAAGAGGCCGCCCACGACCTGAGTGCCGCTGTGGGTGTGACCGGAAAAGGCAAAGTGTTTCTGGTGCCTTCCAGCGTGAGAAGCCGCGACATCGTGCGGATCCTGCGGGAAGGCTACGACATGGGGCTCCTCAATGACGGTTTTCACCGCCTGATCGAAGTGCTGGACCTCGATGTGCTCCTGATCGACACCCACCCCGGTGTGGGCGAGGAGACCCTGCTCTCCATCGCCATGTCAGATGTGCTGGTGCTGATCATGCGCCCCGACCAGCAGGACTATCAGGGCACCGCCGTGACCGTCGAGGTGGCCCGTCAACTGGACATCCCCAAAATGCTTCTGGTGGTCAACAAAACCCCCGAGAGTTACAACTTTGCAGAAGTCAAACGCCGGGTGGAAGCCACCTACAATTGCACGGTGGCCGGGGTGGTCCCCCACTCCGATGAAATGATGGCTCTGGCCAGTGCCGGGGTGTTCGTGACCCGCTTCCCCAACCACCAGATCAGTCAGCTTTACACCGGCATTGCCGACCAGTTGCTGTGA